The Haloarcula sp. DT43 genome includes a region encoding these proteins:
- a CDS encoding FGGY-family carbohydrate kinase, translating into MSGLVLGIDAGLTATKAAVFTPSGEEIAVGSRETPTERSASTHREVQLPELWKVTTEAVREALDHECVDSQDVTAVGVAGHGHGLYLLDGSGDQVRPGIKSTDSRAAELTEEWERDGTADRMRDRLGYAPFAAGPLSLLGWLAREEPASVDRIEHVLFCKDYLKFRLTDRVCTDEMEGSVFYGAGDDKYDRGVFAALDLGVSPDVLPEVVPSWEPCGHVTRDAAAETGLPEGIPVASGLHDVGATALGTGAHKDGQAVLILGTWGQSIVVLDDPGDDGEDIESERGLTRRYLDDGYIRYKGLRSAAVCLDWFVREFGHDWQAQASDEGVNPYQIYDRIAADVSPGASGLLFHPYLDGSTDEPNDRGGFYGLTSEHTRADMLRSVYEGVAIAQSAGLADLTPDVHVDDVRLGGGGARSEVWSDVFAAAVDSTLLVPAGEETGARGAAICGAIAADVHPDHERAVDRMVTVARNHEPDPAAAAIYSDRRETFENALSAIRPTWKRLMDHPERKETND; encoded by the coding sequence ATGAGCGGGCTCGTTCTTGGAATCGATGCCGGACTGACGGCGACGAAAGCTGCGGTGTTCACCCCGAGTGGGGAAGAGATTGCGGTTGGGAGCCGCGAGACACCGACGGAACGCTCCGCCTCGACCCACCGGGAAGTTCAGCTCCCGGAGCTGTGGAAAGTCACTACCGAGGCGGTCCGCGAGGCACTCGACCACGAGTGCGTCGACTCGCAAGACGTTACAGCAGTCGGCGTCGCCGGCCATGGTCACGGCCTCTATCTGCTGGACGGGTCAGGGGACCAAGTCAGGCCAGGCATCAAATCGACCGACAGCCGGGCAGCCGAACTCACCGAAGAGTGGGAACGGGACGGTACCGCCGACCGGATGCGTGACCGTCTCGGGTACGCCCCCTTCGCTGCGGGCCCTCTGAGCCTGCTCGGGTGGCTCGCCCGCGAAGAACCCGCCTCGGTCGACCGAATCGAACACGTCCTGTTCTGCAAGGACTATCTCAAGTTCCGACTCACGGACCGGGTCTGTACCGACGAGATGGAGGGAAGCGTGTTCTACGGTGCCGGCGACGACAAGTACGACCGCGGCGTTTTCGCGGCGCTTGACCTTGGTGTCTCCCCCGATGTCTTGCCCGAGGTCGTACCGAGCTGGGAACCCTGCGGGCACGTGACCCGCGATGCTGCAGCAGAGACCGGTCTGCCCGAGGGAATCCCGGTCGCGTCCGGTCTCCACGACGTGGGAGCGACCGCACTGGGTACGGGTGCCCACAAGGACGGACAGGCTGTCCTCATTCTCGGCACGTGGGGGCAGAGCATCGTCGTTCTGGACGACCCCGGTGACGACGGCGAGGATATCGAAAGCGAACGGGGTCTGACACGCCGGTACCTCGACGACGGCTATATCCGCTACAAGGGACTCCGCTCGGCGGCCGTCTGTCTGGACTGGTTCGTTCGGGAGTTCGGTCACGACTGGCAGGCACAGGCGAGCGACGAGGGCGTGAACCCCTACCAGATATACGACCGCATCGCAGCGGACGTCTCGCCGGGCGCGTCCGGCCTGCTCTTTCATCCCTACCTGGATGGGTCGACCGATGAGCCGAACGACCGCGGTGGGTTCTACGGACTGACCAGCGAGCACACGCGGGCCGACATGCTCCGGTCCGTGTACGAAGGTGTCGCTATCGCCCAGAGCGCCGGCCTCGCGGACCTGACGCCAGATGTCCACGTTGATGACGTTCGTCTGGGCGGGGGCGGGGCTCGGAGCGAGGTGTGGAGCGACGTATTCGCCGCCGCAGTCGACAGCACGCTGCTCGTTCCGGCTGGCGAAGAAACCGGGGCCCGCGGTGCAGCGATATGCGGTGCCATCGCGGCTGACGTCCACCCGGACCACGAGCGTGCCGTTGACCGGATGGTCACAGTGGCCCGGAACCACGAGCCGGACCCGGCCGCTGCGGCTATCTACAGCGACCGGCGCGAGACGTTCGAGAACGCACTCTCGGCGATACGACCGACCTGGAAACGTTTAATGGATCACCCCGAGAGGAAGGAAACGAATGACTGA
- a CDS encoding NAD(P)-dependent oxidoreductase: MTDTSKRCLLCGDPQQPSAAMYESAGYLTGHGVEFKRMEWQGDVSAAEFRDVTMDMESRGPGDYDASAIAENLAGVEFLVVHKAPVSRTVFEQGEDLEVVAAARGGTENVDTAAAADHDVTVLHAPGRNADAVADYAVSFALSAHRRIPHFVETTGRGEWDLEFDPRGLPRDVTNLSIGVIGFGNVGRKVAERWTGFGPEILAYDPYVDDETTREHDATPADLDELLQTADVVSIHARLSDDTHHMLDVTAFDQMREEALLVNTARGGLVDTDALVKALQSESIGGAALDVFEEEPLPEGHPLLDLDNVWLSPHTAGSTRDAVYNGARIVAADLEAIIEGREPAHRIR, translated from the coding sequence ATGACTGACACGAGCAAACGCTGTCTCCTCTGTGGTGACCCACAGCAACCCAGTGCAGCGATGTACGAATCCGCCGGATACCTCACAGGTCACGGCGTGGAGTTCAAACGGATGGAGTGGCAAGGCGACGTCTCGGCCGCCGAGTTCCGCGACGTGACCATGGACATGGAATCCCGTGGCCCCGGGGACTACGATGCCAGTGCTATCGCGGAAAACTTGGCCGGCGTCGAGTTTCTGGTCGTCCACAAGGCACCCGTCTCCCGGACGGTGTTCGAACAGGGAGAGGACTTAGAAGTCGTCGCAGCAGCCCGGGGCGGAACCGAGAACGTCGACACGGCGGCCGCCGCCGACCACGATGTGACCGTACTTCACGCCCCTGGCCGGAACGCCGACGCTGTCGCGGACTACGCTGTCTCGTTCGCCCTCTCGGCACACAGGCGAATACCACACTTCGTCGAGACGACCGGTCGCGGCGAGTGGGACCTTGAGTTCGACCCCCGAGGGCTCCCGCGTGACGTGACGAACCTTTCTATCGGCGTCATCGGCTTCGGGAACGTCGGTCGGAAGGTCGCCGAGCGCTGGACCGGATTCGGCCCGGAAATTCTCGCCTACGATCCGTACGTCGACGACGAAACCACGCGCGAACACGACGCGACGCCGGCAGATTTAGACGAACTCCTCCAGACGGCCGACGTGGTCAGTATCCACGCACGCCTGAGTGACGATACCCACCACATGCTTGACGTGACAGCGTTCGATCAAATGCGGGAGGAGGCCCTGCTCGTCAACACGGCGCGAGGCGGCCTCGTTGATACGGACGCGCTGGTCAAGGCCCTCCAGTCAGAATCTATCGGCGGTGCCGCCCTCGACGTCTTCGAAGAGGAACCGCTCCCCGAGGGACACCCGCTCCTCGACCTCGACAACGTGTGGCTATCGCCCCACACCGCCGGCTCAACCCGAGACGCGGTATACAACGGCGCCCGCATCGTTGCCGCGGACTTAGAAGCCATCATCGAGGGACGCGAACCGGCTCACCGAATCAGGTAA
- a CDS encoding HpcH/HpaI aldolase family protein, translated as MTADSDPLIGSWASVPHPLTVEMAATAGYDFVVIDAEHTPMSFETMGNMLRGSDGETETLVRVPDDDPTTLKRTLDLGPDGVLVPMVETPAQAEQIVECSRYPPGGTRGIGPGRSTEFTMSLDEHLEAGDDSFVRHVQLESQRAVENAAEIAAIDGIDGVFIGPLDLSLSMGCFGQWENDEFLGAVESVFSAARAAGVTTGTLATNDAEREQRLDWDVDYVATGMDLIHLANGMTEALEHSRDLVE; from the coding sequence GTGACTGCAGACTCGGACCCGTTGATCGGTAGTTGGGCCTCTGTTCCGCACCCACTCACAGTCGAGATGGCCGCCACCGCGGGCTACGACTTCGTCGTCATTGACGCGGAACACACCCCGATGTCGTTCGAAACGATGGGGAACATGCTTCGCGGTAGCGACGGCGAAACCGAGACGTTGGTCCGTGTCCCGGACGACGATCCGACCACGCTCAAGCGCACCCTGGACCTCGGCCCGGACGGAGTCCTGGTTCCCATGGTTGAGACGCCCGCCCAGGCCGAACAGATTGTCGAGTGTAGTCGATATCCGCCCGGGGGAACCCGTGGAATCGGACCCGGGCGGTCGACAGAGTTCACGATGTCGTTAGACGAGCATCTCGAAGCGGGAGACGACTCGTTCGTCAGACACGTGCAGTTGGAGTCCCAGCGAGCAGTCGAAAACGCTGCTGAGATTGCCGCGATTGATGGCATCGACGGCGTCTTCATCGGACCGCTGGACCTCTCACTGTCGATGGGCTGTTTCGGCCAGTGGGAGAACGACGAGTTCCTCGGTGCCGTCGAGTCCGTTTTCTCGGCTGCTCGGGCGGCCGGTGTCACGACCGGGACATTGGCCACGAACGACGCCGAACGGGAGCAGCGACTGGACTGGGATGTCGACTACGTCGCGACCGGCATGGACCTCATCCATTTGGCCAACGGCATGACTGAAGCCCTTGAACACAGCCGTGACTTGGTCGAGTAA
- the pdxA gene encoding 4-hydroxythreonine-4-phosphate dehydrogenase PdxA yields MDDSAPVVGITMGDPAGIGPEVIVKAYPELRQLSRPIVIGDASVIAAAIAVVESSLRVEPVESVAEATFSAEAIPVLDADNVDELVRGEVREEYGLASLEYVQQAIELAKAGDIDAITTAPINKQATKLAGSTYAGHTGMLADYTDTENYAMMLVEDELRVTHVSTHVPLRVACDLVTTENVLDTIHLTAEALRDLGVDSPAIGVAGLNPHASDGGLLGDEDAAEIEPAVEQAREDGIDATGPESPDTIYVRAASGEFDCVVSMYHDQGHIPIKMLGFAGGSAVSGVNVTIGLPIIRTSVDHGTAFDIAGEGIASEQSLLDAVAVAVEMTGPGR; encoded by the coding sequence ATGGATGATTCAGCCCCAGTCGTCGGGATTACGATGGGTGACCCAGCTGGGATCGGCCCCGAAGTAATCGTCAAGGCGTACCCGGAGCTGCGACAGCTCAGCCGACCAATCGTCATCGGCGACGCGTCCGTTATCGCAGCCGCCATTGCGGTTGTCGAGTCGTCACTCCGCGTCGAACCGGTCGAGTCCGTCGCCGAAGCCACGTTCAGTGCCGAAGCCATTCCCGTCCTCGACGCTGACAACGTGGACGAGCTGGTCCGCGGCGAGGTCCGCGAGGAGTACGGCTTGGCGAGTCTCGAGTACGTCCAACAGGCAATCGAACTCGCCAAGGCAGGCGATATCGACGCCATCACGACGGCACCGATAAACAAGCAGGCGACAAAACTCGCCGGCAGTACGTACGCGGGCCACACCGGCATGCTCGCCGATTACACCGACACCGAGAACTACGCGATGATGCTCGTCGAGGACGAGTTGCGCGTCACGCACGTGAGTACCCACGTCCCACTGCGTGTGGCCTGTGACCTGGTGACGACAGAGAACGTCCTCGACACCATCCATCTCACTGCCGAGGCGCTGCGCGACCTCGGCGTCGACTCGCCCGCAATCGGCGTCGCCGGCCTGAACCCCCACGCGAGCGACGGCGGCCTGCTCGGTGACGAAGACGCCGCAGAGATCGAACCGGCCGTCGAGCAGGCTCGCGAGGATGGCATCGACGCCACTGGACCGGAGTCACCCGACACCATCTACGTTCGGGCCGCCAGCGGTGAGTTCGACTGCGTCGTCTCGATGTACCACGACCAGGGCCACATCCCCATTAAGATGCTCGGCTTCGCCGGCGGGTCGGCCGTCTCGGGCGTCAACGTCACTATCGGCCTTCCGATTATCCGCACGAGCGTCGACCACGGCACCGCCTTCGACATCGCCGGTGAGGGAATCGCCTCGGAACAGAGCCTGCTCGACGCCGTGGCCGTCGCCGTCGAGATGACCGGCCCCGGCCGCTGA
- a CDS encoding four-carbon acid sugar kinase family protein produces the protein MTGATHSVCIVADDLTGAMDTSQGFAVRGHGTAVVAVPPEESGRLDRRPDSPILGVNTDTRYDDAATAADVVAKVVRTVPAETVYKKVDSTLRGNVAVETDAALTASGADVALVAPAFPMAGRTTLNGVHYVDGTSLDETEYADDEKGPSSPNLIDIFESDGRAVEHISGDVVESGRNEVTAALAAAIQRHDRAPLVVCDAQTGSDLATLADAGSDHDTLYVGSGGLAEHVAVKDAADGMGSSLAVGTGSPLAVVGSVSTTTLAQLEQVPAAAVVELEPVDLLTKPVSEEGVSRAAHRLASGRPAVLTAATDRESVDQTVRQGESRDLGPDEIRRRIASGLAATAAAVIQSQSPSGLFYTGGDVAVAGFRSLDATTVTLTGDAVTAGIPVGRLADGVASGTPVVTKAGGFGSEGDIVNCLEYLSTNDG, from the coding sequence ATGACAGGGGCCACGCACTCGGTCTGTATCGTTGCCGACGACCTGACTGGTGCGATGGACACATCCCAGGGGTTCGCTGTCCGGGGGCACGGTACCGCTGTCGTCGCGGTTCCACCGGAGGAATCCGGCCGACTGGACCGGCGTCCCGACTCGCCGATACTCGGTGTCAACACCGACACGAGGTACGACGACGCCGCGACCGCAGCCGATGTGGTCGCCAAGGTTGTCAGAACGGTCCCGGCGGAGACGGTATACAAGAAGGTCGACTCGACACTTCGAGGCAACGTAGCGGTAGAGACCGACGCCGCACTCACCGCGTCGGGGGCAGACGTTGCACTGGTCGCTCCGGCTTTCCCGATGGCCGGCCGGACAACGCTGAACGGCGTTCACTACGTGGACGGGACGTCGCTTGACGAAACCGAGTACGCAGACGACGAGAAGGGACCGTCCTCGCCGAACCTCATCGACATCTTCGAAAGCGACGGCAGAGCCGTCGAACATATATCGGGGGATGTCGTCGAATCCGGTCGCAACGAGGTCACAGCGGCATTGGCTGCCGCGATTCAACGTCACGACAGGGCGCCACTCGTCGTCTGTGACGCCCAGACGGGAAGCGATCTGGCGACACTCGCCGACGCCGGTTCCGACCACGATACGCTCTACGTCGGAAGCGGTGGCCTCGCCGAACACGTTGCTGTGAAAGATGCCGCTGACGGGATGGGCTCGTCACTAGCGGTAGGAACCGGCTCTCCACTGGCCGTCGTTGGGAGCGTTAGCACGACGACGCTCGCCCAGCTCGAACAGGTCCCCGCAGCGGCGGTCGTCGAACTCGAACCAGTCGACCTCCTGACGAAGCCGGTCAGCGAGGAGGGAGTCAGTCGAGCGGCCCATCGACTCGCCAGTGGACGGCCGGCCGTCCTGACCGCGGCCACGGACCGGGAGTCCGTCGACCAGACTGTCAGGCAAGGGGAATCTCGCGACCTGGGCCCCGACGAAATCCGCAGACGGATTGCGTCCGGCCTGGCAGCGACCGCCGCAGCAGTCATCCAATCCCAATCGCCGTCTGGGTTGTTCTACACCGGCGGCGATGTAGCAGTCGCTGGCTTTCGGTCCCTCGATGCGACGACTGTGACGCTGACCGGAGACGCAGTCACCGCCGGAATACCCGTCGGTCGCCTCGCCGATGGCGTGGCGAGCGGAACACCGGTCGTCACGAAGGCAGGGGGGTTCGGGTCCGAAGGAGATATTGTTAACTGCCTGGAATATCTCTCGACGAACGATGGATGA
- a CDS encoding zinc-binding dehydrogenase encodes MSNTGTVGYLEQPESTELQEYELPTPNDGDLLTEIVRANVCGSELHIWRGEHPLIRDGSLGHEALCRVVETGGEVRDNAGQVLEEGDLVVPAYFATCNECARCGRGQHQYCENAYKYWSRAPDEWPHFHGTFASHYYVHHDQYVYKVPEDVSGTAAAAANCALSQVLNGLDAIEVTQGDTVVIQGAGGLGLNATAVATERGAETIVVDGVTDRLARAAEFGADHTVNLNEFDTVEEREERVLELTDGLGADAAVEVTGVPAAIDEGFQLLGNGGRYLVMGNIIPGKEATIDPGKAVRKSVEMTTMMRYAPWYLREALQFLSEHGDDYPFGELVDAEYALADLQDALRDSANRTVTRAALIPE; translated from the coding sequence ATGTCGAACACCGGGACTGTCGGCTATCTCGAACAGCCGGAATCAACCGAACTCCAAGAGTACGAACTCCCGACACCAAATGACGGGGATCTACTCACTGAGATTGTGCGCGCGAACGTCTGTGGCTCCGAGCTCCATATCTGGCGCGGCGAACATCCGCTCATTCGCGACGGCTCCCTGGGTCACGAGGCGCTTTGTCGAGTCGTCGAGACTGGCGGTGAGGTGCGGGACAACGCTGGACAGGTGCTTGAAGAAGGCGACCTTGTCGTCCCGGCCTACTTCGCCACGTGCAACGAGTGTGCGCGCTGTGGCCGCGGGCAACATCAGTACTGCGAGAACGCCTACAAATACTGGTCGCGTGCCCCCGATGAGTGGCCCCACTTCCACGGCACGTTCGCGAGCCACTACTACGTGCACCACGACCAGTACGTGTACAAGGTCCCCGAAGATGTCAGCGGCACAGCGGCCGCCGCGGCCAACTGTGCGCTCTCACAGGTACTCAACGGACTCGACGCCATCGAGGTGACTCAAGGCGACACTGTTGTCATCCAGGGCGCTGGTGGCCTCGGTCTCAACGCGACGGCCGTCGCCACGGAGCGCGGTGCCGAGACCATCGTTGTCGACGGCGTCACCGACCGTCTCGCACGGGCCGCGGAGTTCGGCGCGGACCATACCGTGAACCTGAACGAGTTCGACACGGTCGAGGAACGGGAGGAGCGCGTGCTTGAACTGACCGACGGGCTCGGTGCCGACGCCGCCGTTGAGGTGACTGGCGTCCCTGCGGCCATCGACGAGGGGTTCCAGTTGCTCGGCAACGGCGGCCGCTACCTCGTCATGGGCAATATCATCCCCGGGAAGGAGGCGACGATTGATCCGGGCAAAGCCGTCCGCAAGTCCGTCGAGATGACGACCATGATGCGTTACGCTCCGTGGTACCTGCGGGAGGCGCTACAGTTCCTCTCCGAACACGGCGACGACTACCCATTCGGTGAGCTAGTCGACGCAGAGTACGCGCTGGCGGATCTGCAAGACGCGCTCCGGGATTCGGCAAACCGCACCGTGACGCGGGCCGCGCTGATTCCAGAGTGA
- a CDS encoding fumarylacetoacetate hydrolase family protein, whose amino-acid sequence MRYYRVATHGDPRIIVQTSDTAYDLTSVKGNLTSFLDLTRAANITDNDIDDVADQLVAKADEVDLSTFDSDVTSPVAPSEIWAAGVTYEISEEAREAESAMPDMYREVYHSERPEIFFKATPSRTVGPGETVGIREDSDWDVPEPELGIVLYRGDIAGYTIGNDMSSRSIEGENPLYLPQAKIYDRCCSIGPCVASATGLDDPHDLEMSMTISRDGERVFEGSTTTANMAQTCEDLVSYYTRHNAVPELAVLLTGTAIVPDESFTLQAEDHVSIDLEGIGTLENDVTVV is encoded by the coding sequence ATGCGATACTATCGGGTAGCTACCCATGGAGACCCCCGTATCATCGTTCAGACTTCCGACACAGCGTATGACCTGACCAGTGTCAAGGGAAATCTGACATCGTTCCTTGACCTCACGCGCGCAGCGAATATCACCGATAACGACATTGATGACGTTGCCGACCAGCTCGTCGCGAAAGCGGACGAGGTCGACCTCAGCACCTTTGATTCCGATGTCACTAGCCCAGTCGCACCGAGCGAGATCTGGGCTGCGGGAGTCACATACGAAATTAGTGAAGAAGCTCGCGAAGCTGAGAGCGCGATGCCCGATATGTACAGGGAGGTGTACCACAGCGAGCGTCCCGAGATATTCTTCAAGGCGACACCCAGTCGGACGGTCGGGCCCGGCGAGACTGTCGGCATCCGTGAGGATTCTGACTGGGACGTGCCCGAACCCGAACTCGGCATCGTCCTGTATCGCGGTGATATCGCCGGTTACACTATCGGCAACGACATGAGTAGTCGCTCCATTGAGGGAGAAAACCCGCTCTATCTCCCGCAGGCGAAGATCTACGACCGTTGCTGTTCTATCGGACCCTGCGTTGCCTCTGCAACTGGGTTAGACGATCCACACGATTTGGAGATGTCGATGACTATCAGCCGTGACGGCGAGCGGGTGTTCGAAGGATCGACCACAACAGCCAACATGGCCCAGACCTGTGAGGACTTGGTCTCGTACTACACCCGGCATAACGCAGTGCCCGAACTGGCCGTACTGTTGACGGGCACCGCTATCGTTCCCGACGAATCGTTCACGCTGCAGGCTGAGGACCACGTCAGTATCGACCTCGAAGGGATCGGAACGCTCGAGAACGATGTCACCGTTGTCTAA
- a CDS encoding amidase, whose translation MIHRNHLAKTVAKLQHNSLSVAEYIDQLRTRTEAIEPEIESLLPESERWSRLTTAAEQLADPPYSTRKPLYGIPVGVKDIIHASGFQTKANSSLPPEQLTGPEATVVRQLKSAGALVFGKTVTAEFAYAEPGPTKNPHNTNHTPGGSSSGSAAAVAAGLCPLALGTQTVGSIIRPASFCGIVGFKPSYGRVSAEGVIPLSQSVDHVGFFTQDVAGAEIAASVLCDGWQTVPERISQPTIGIPDGPYLQQASSDGLDCFYTHCNRLEQGGYNITKVPVLPDIETTNEYHERLVAAEAAMVHHEWYQEHDEKYGEQTAELIEEGYGVPTKQIAIGRSSRMETRDHLTDVMDNHDIDIWVAPGACGPAPEGIDSTGDPIMNLPWTHAGLPTIAIPTDDSINGLPIGVQCVSRFNADEHLLNCASDIARTLQS comes from the coding sequence ATGATTCACAGGAATCACTTAGCGAAAACGGTTGCAAAGCTTCAACACAATTCGCTGTCCGTTGCGGAGTACATAGACCAGCTTCGAACGCGAACGGAAGCTATTGAACCCGAAATTGAATCGTTGCTGCCAGAGTCCGAGCGGTGGTCCCGGCTCACAACTGCTGCGGAACAGTTGGCGGACCCTCCGTACTCAACTCGAAAACCGTTGTACGGTATCCCGGTCGGGGTGAAAGACATTATTCACGCTTCGGGCTTTCAAACCAAGGCGAACTCGTCGCTCCCACCCGAACAATTGACTGGCCCGGAGGCGACTGTCGTTCGGCAACTCAAGTCGGCTGGTGCACTGGTCTTCGGAAAGACTGTAACGGCGGAATTCGCCTACGCGGAACCGGGTCCGACAAAGAATCCACACAATACGAATCACACACCGGGCGGATCGAGCAGCGGGTCTGCCGCTGCAGTTGCAGCGGGGCTCTGCCCACTTGCGTTGGGGACCCAAACCGTCGGCTCAATCATCAGGCCCGCCTCCTTCTGCGGGATTGTTGGATTCAAGCCCAGTTATGGTCGCGTGTCGGCTGAGGGTGTGATACCGCTGTCTCAATCGGTTGACCACGTCGGCTTCTTCACACAGGACGTAGCTGGAGCGGAAATAGCCGCAAGTGTACTCTGTGATGGCTGGCAGACGGTTCCCGAGAGAATAAGCCAACCAACGATTGGCATACCCGATGGACCGTATCTCCAACAGGCTAGTTCGGACGGACTCGACTGCTTCTATACCCACTGTAATCGTTTAGAGCAGGGCGGATACAACATCACCAAGGTTCCAGTGTTACCCGACATCGAGACTACCAACGAGTATCACGAACGACTCGTTGCTGCCGAAGCTGCGATGGTACATCACGAGTGGTATCAGGAACACGATGAAAAGTACGGTGAGCAGACAGCCGAACTCATAGAGGAGGGATACGGTGTTCCAACGAAACAAATCGCTATCGGCCGAAGCAGCCGCATGGAGACCCGTGATCATCTGACTGACGTTATGGATAACCACGATATCGATATCTGGGTCGCACCTGGTGCCTGTGGGCCGGCCCCTGAGGGTATTGACTCGACAGGCGACCCAATAATGAACCTTCCGTGGACACACGCTGGACTCCCAACAATCGCCATTCCGACGGACGACAGTATCAATGGGTTACCCATCGGTGTGCAATGTGTATCCAGATTTAATGCTGATGAACATCTGTTGAACTGTGCGAGTGATATCGCTCGAACACTTCAATCATGA
- a CDS encoding DUF7342 family protein, which produces MSESPRNGVQSWTESMSARDRIRAVAETLREPRSVNWISEQADAAWSTTNEELQDLVDQGQLRRVEAGETTRYQPDYTRLLFEEIRTLIEENTREELRNELAAITEEIEEWQATYDVETWGELEQSLADGDLTSADLRDRRDVIAFWRENEEDRRLIKHALELYSDVEAAREQMTDVADRATS; this is translated from the coding sequence ATGTCGGAATCCCCACGGAATGGCGTCCAGTCGTGGACTGAGTCGATGAGCGCTCGCGACCGTATTCGAGCCGTCGCCGAGACGCTCCGCGAACCACGGTCGGTTAACTGGATCAGCGAGCAGGCTGACGCCGCCTGGAGTACGACCAACGAGGAACTCCAGGATCTCGTGGACCAGGGCCAGCTGCGCCGCGTCGAGGCCGGCGAGACGACGCGCTATCAGCCGGACTACACGCGACTGCTCTTCGAGGAAATCCGCACGCTCATCGAGGAGAACACGCGCGAGGAGTTGCGGAACGAATTGGCCGCAATCACCGAGGAGATCGAGGAGTGGCAGGCGACCTACGACGTCGAGACGTGGGGGGAGCTTGAACAGTCACTCGCCGACGGCGACCTCACAAGTGCCGACCTCCGAGACCGCCGCGACGTTATCGCGTTCTGGCGCGAGAACGAGGAGGACCGGCGCCTCATCAAGCATGCCCTGGAACTCTACTCGGATGTGGAAGCCGCTCGCGAACAGATGACCGACGTAGCTGACCGCGCCACGAGCTAA
- a CDS encoding biosurfactant protein 1 — protein sequence MHNRYSDFAELQPTGEASHIPDQRLDDGCEGDTRRQRVVTSSGGYPDVPTAADGECRSCGASVPDGQTKCRFCLTNHLGNDATSTDEAASTTFLGIVHLVVESTTFYGAVAMGGAAANLLSANEAEPAVDDYTLIYDLDEAPARQLAEHWPSLPDAVQVSSTEGERLLSAARDRTGWHGQGASEHQEQPPTRLYDQRGDGIRDASRLDAVLNDADDTVWLVPAMALTESTGESATDRQVSSVPTTQELDCETCGRATDHRFKTHESVPDEAWTGQPIWECRVCGSARYGPTRSEQTPS from the coding sequence ATGCACAACAGATATTCTGACTTTGCAGAACTGCAGCCGACCGGCGAGGCGTCCCACATTCCAGACCAGAGGCTGGACGACGGGTGTGAGGGTGACACCCGGCGGCAACGCGTCGTGACGAGCTCTGGTGGCTACCCTGATGTGCCGACGGCCGCCGATGGCGAGTGCCGGTCCTGTGGGGCCTCAGTCCCAGACGGCCAGACGAAATGCCGGTTCTGTCTCACCAACCATCTCGGGAATGACGCGACTAGCACGGACGAGGCAGCGTCGACGACGTTCCTCGGCATCGTCCACCTGGTCGTCGAGTCGACCACGTTCTACGGGGCCGTCGCGATGGGCGGCGCCGCGGCGAACCTCCTCTCCGCCAACGAGGCGGAGCCGGCCGTCGATGACTACACGCTCATCTACGATCTCGACGAGGCGCCGGCGCGCCAGCTGGCCGAGCACTGGCCCTCACTCCCCGATGCGGTACAGGTGTCGTCAACGGAGGGAGAGCGGCTTCTCAGTGCCGCCCGTGACCGGACTGGGTGGCACGGGCAAGGAGCGTCGGAGCATCAGGAGCAGCCCCCGACGCGGCTCTACGACCAGCGTGGGGACGGTATCCGCGACGCGTCGCGTCTCGATGCGGTCCTCAACGACGCCGACGACACAGTGTGGCTAGTTCCAGCGATGGCGCTGACCGAATCCACAGGTGAGAGTGCGACTGATCGTCAGGTGTCGTCGGTACCGACGACGCAGGAACTCGACTGTGAAACCTGTGGACGGGCGACCGACCATCGGTTCAAGACCCACGAGTCGGTCCCAGATGAGGCGTGGACGGGACAACCGATCTGGGAGTGCCGTGTGTGTGGCTCGGCTCGCTACGGCCCCACCAGGTCGGAACAGACCCCGTCTTAA